In the Desulfitobacterium hafniense DCB-2 genome, CCATGCCGGGATTCATAGAGTTCTTCTCCTGTATTAAGCAGCATAAAGCAGCCGGTGCCATAGGTATTCTTGGCCATCCCCGGTGCAAAGCAGGCCTGCCCGAAGAGGGCTGCTTGCTGATCCCCGGCAATGCCGGCAATAGGAATAGGATGCCCGAAAAGGCCCTCGGCGGCTGTCTCTCCGTAGATAGTGCTGGAGGGCTTTACCTCTGGGAGCATGGCTAAAGGAATATTGAGCACCTGAAGCAGATCCGGGTCCCAAGCCAAGGTCTTAATATTATAGAGGAGAGTGCGGGAGGCATTGGAGTAGTCTGTAACATGAATGCGGCCCTTGGTCAGATTCCACACCAGCCAGGTATCCATGGTGCCAAAGAGCAGCTCGCCCTTTTCGGCCTTTTCCTGGGCACCCGGCACCCGATCTAAGATCCAGCGGATTTTAGTGCCTGAAAAATAGGCATCCAAGACTAAGCCTGTTTTCTCCTTGAACAAAGGCTCTAATCCTTTCATCTTTAGTTCATCACAGAGGGGAGCCGTTCTCCTACACTGCCAGACAATCGCATTGGTTACAGACTTTCCCGTATGTTTGTCCCAAACCACCGTGGTTTCCCGCTGATTGGTAATTCCGATCCCCGCAATCTCTTCGCTGGTTACTTGATAGCGGGCCAGCAGCTCGGCAATGACCCCGTATTGAGTGCTCCATACTTCTTCCGGATCATGCTCTACCCAGCCGGGCTGGGGGTAAATTTGCGTAAATTCCTTTTGCGCCACGCCGACGATTTGGCTTTCCCTATCAAAAAGGATGGCCCGGCAGCTGGTTGTCCCCTGATCCAAGGCAAGGACGTACTTCTTCATGGTTTTCCCCCTTATTCGTCCAGCATCAGCTTTTACTTTAAATTTCGCATCTTTAGGTATTTCTATCGTTTTGCAGAAAACAACAGCCGTACCTTCAGTCAATTTCGAAAGAACTTTCTTCATCTGTTTTGTCTATAGTTTACCACAAGTAAGAAGGAGCTGAGAGCGATTCATTGGTAAAAAAGATTTACTTGCGTACATACGGCGAGATAGGCACCATCCCTTGCGGGATAACGCCTATCTCTTGTTTTTATTCATTTCCCAAACAGCTGCTCATACCGACTTAAGGCACGAATGGCGGTGAGCGCTGTGGTTATGGGTTCCTCGTAGTCCCAACCTTTAGCGTAGATAGCCTTATAGGAGGGTTTAAACGAACCGTTAAGATTCTGCGAGTACATAAGATGGATGCTGCCCTTATCCAGCACTTGCTGAGGAACAGCCCTACCATATCTCAACAGTCCGGACAAAGCCAACCCTGTCTCAACTATAGATCCCCAGCCCCCGTCCTCTTGTTGGGACTCCACGATAAAATTGATGGCTTTTTGCCTTGCTTCTAAGATATCCCGGGTCAGATAAAGCTGGTGCCAGTTAAATTTCCACTTACTGAAAAGTTCCAGAGCCTGGGCTGTGCTATAGATTGAACCTTCGTACCAGGATGAGGTAAAAGCCCCTTGAGCATCCTGCTGAGCTGATAACCACCCTAGCCCCCGATAGACGGACTCCTCTTGGGTTCGCCCTCGTCGCCATAAAGCCTCCAGGGCATGAATGGTGACATCAACACTGGAAATATACACAGGAAACTCGGAAGTGATCTGAGGTGGGGTTCCTTCAAAGCTGGGAAAAGTCCCCCAACTCCCATCCTTGTTTTGCAGCCTTTTGAGAAGCTGGACTCCCAGAGGATTTTCCGCCCCCACCTGATAGAGGCCGATCAAAGCAACTGCCGTGTCGTCCAAATCAGGATGAGTGTAGGGGGGAGTGCTGCCATAGCTGCCGTCGGCATTCTGTGCCTGTTTTAACCAAGCGACCCCCGGCTCCAACCAGGAATTACCCCTCCACCCATTGCCGGTTTCCCCGGCGATGCAGACCGCCCACCCCATAGCCCAGTTCTTGAGTTGATCAAAGGCCGGCCAGGCTCCGGTAGCATACTGTTTCTGAATCAGCCAGCGCCCGGCCCGCTGGCATGGCTCCGGGTACCCCCCCAAACGCATAATCCCCAGAATGGCCAGGCTGGTGGCGATAATATCCTCCGACCAGGAACCGTCCTCCATCTGAGTATCGAGAAGATATTGAATTCCCCTGTTCAGCCCCTCCTGAGATTCCGTAGCGAGCAGGGAAGCCGCCACCACTACCGGCCGGCCATAGAGAGGCAATTTGGCCAGCACACTTTCTTCCAGAATGTTGGGAAGAATGATTTCTTCAGGAGTCGGGCCTTCCAGTCCGGGAACCACCCGCTGACCCAAGGTCAAAATCATTTGAGAAAACTGCCTGGCCTGGGAAAGCACTTGGAGCTTGGCCATCCATCCCCCTTGACTCCCCTGCAGAGCCAGACGCGCAATCTTCGTGATTTCTTCGTCGGGCTGGCCCCCAGGGACCTTTCCCCAACCCCCGCGATTATTCTGCCATAACCACTGAATCCCCCGCTGTTGGGCCCCCTTGAACTCCCGGCCCAGGGCCAGCAGGGCCAGGGAGGCCAAGGCCGTCGCCCCAGGGCTGGGGGAAACACCATGGTCCTGATCAAGCTTATCCGCTAAAATCTGCTCTACCCCTTCAGACACATAGGTTTGAGCTTTATCTAAAGAATCACTTAAATTCTTGCCAAAATTCAATCGATCACCTCCATCCATCCCTTTATCCTATGCATAAACAAAATTTTTGTTAGAAATAATCACTTCAAACCGTGCAGCAGGGAGTTTGCTCAGGCCTCTAAAGACTATAGGCCGAGCCAGGGGTTGCGCAATAAAGGCTAAATGTTCTAAACTCTTAATATGACAATGAAACTATCTCGTACAAAGGCAGTAAAGAGTTTATTGCTGACACTTATCCTGTAAAATAGGCAGAAACAACAGGCTTGCCTTGCCGGGTGGCAACGAAAATAAAGAAGCAACTATACTAACACTGGGAGGTACCAAAATGGAGAAAATCAATATGGAGAAAATCAATTTAGAAGAAAAACTTCAACTTTTTAATGAATACTGGAGTCCTAAAATTATCGGAGAAATCAATGATTCCTATGTAAAAGTTGCTAAATTTAAAGGAGAATTTACTTGGCATGTTCATGACAATGAAGATGAAATGTTCTACGTGGTTAAAGGTATATTAACAGTAAAGTTTAAAGATAAAGACATCCACTTGTATGAAGGGGAATTCATTATTATTCCAAAAGGAACTGAGCATATGCCCGTTGCCCCGGAAGAAGTCCATGTGCTTTTAATAGAACCCAAACGCACCTTAAACACTGGCAACGTCATAAACGATAAGACCATCGAAAAACTCGAGAGAATATGACAAAGCAATAAATGCTACGGTACAAACAGAAAAAGGAGGCATTTGCCTCCTTAAACTTCATTTTGCTCTATGCGCTTTTTCTTTGGATGCTGAGGACAGCCTGAACCACTTTTTCCCGTTCTTCATCATAAGCTTCAAAGGTCTTCAGGGCGTTTTCCACATCCTGATAAACCTTCCAGTACTTGCAGGCCAGGCAGGGTGCCCCGTTGCCCTTCATAAAAGCAGTCACATCTTCCACGGGATAACCCAGGAAAATCCCCAGTTCATGAGGACATTCCTCCTCAAACCGCTGCCTTAACAGACAGAGACTGTCTTCTACTTTAGGCAAATCAGCATACCCCTGTCCTTTAAGGAAGTTTTTATTCTTCCAGAACGCCAGACAGTTGGCCAGGGTCTCATCCCGATAGAATAAAACAATCACCCGATCGTCTTTGCGCCTTAGCTCACAGTAACATACCCGCAGCTGTTGACAGATTCCCTCTTTATAGCGATCCCAGAGGGTGAGCATCTCCCGCTTATGGTTAACAAAGGTCATCAAAGAGGATGGCTTAATCTCGGCCAAAGTCGGAGCAATATCATATTGGATTTTATAGAAAAGAAAGTCTCGATCTTCAAATCGGTCTAAAGCTCTGAAAAAATCATGAACACATGCCTTGCTCATTTCCGCCACCTCCTGAGAAGAATTCCTTAGTTAATTAACATGCACATTCCTCTAATTTACTCAATTCCCGTTCCAAGGCTTTTAAACTGCTGCTATGACTGCGGATGATGGGAATGTTCCGGTTTTTGGCCACCTTTACGGCGACTTTGACCATAGCATGGGATACGGTTCCGGTAAAAAGAACGATCCCATCCGGCTCCCCCATTACTTTTTCAAAACGTGTTGGAAGCTGAGTATAGACCTTTACATTATGCCCACGTTTTGATCCGATATGTATGTAATCCTTCTCCATGCGATCAAGCCCGCCAATAAGTAATATCGACATTGAATCCCACACTCCTTTTTCCTTATCCTTAGCATCGTCATTTAATGAGCCTGCTCTAACTATACTATAATTGATAATGATTTTCAATATCATATTTGCATTATTTTTTGTTTTTTGCCGCTTTTTATTCACCCAGCCGCTTATTTCCGGAGATAGGAAAAGGGACCCCTTCATTTTGGAAAGGATCCCTTGTCCAGCCACTTTTTAGCGGCGTCGAATACGGGCATATCGCTTTTGGGGGGCAGCTGTCCGGATAGGGTACCTCCGCCAGGGCCTTCTTTCATCCAGACCAGCGATGGGTTTTCATGTCCACACGACCTCCTGGCAGGAAGGTAATGCCTTCATTTTCCAAAAGTATTTTCCTTACCTCTGCATGGCTGTCACCCGTGATAGAGCCGTCAGCTCTGACGACTCGGTGACATGGTAACTTCTCTGGACAAAATCGCATGGCCCGCCCAACCTCACGTGCTGAACGAGGTCGACCCAACATCCAAGAAATTTCGCCGTATGACACCACCTTGCCGTAAGGAATCTTGCCGACAATAGCATATACTTGTTCAAAGAAATCATTCACAAATCCCTCACCTCTGGATTGCTTATGGAACACATTAATAACAGCATAACAGATTAAGACAAGAAAGGGAGCCCTTCATTTTGGAAAGGATCCCTTCACTTCATTTCTTATACTACCTACCGTCTTAATGGACCTACCTTGTTCATCCATAATTTGTCCTTACTTCCTATATTATAATGTTCGCCGACCACTTTCAACATCTGTTACGGCTTCCTGTTGCCGGGACTTAGCATCCTGCTCACTCTTTCTCACCGAATTTATAGCCGACTCCCCAGACTGTCTGCAGATATTTAGGCTTGGAGGGATCCTCCTCAATCTTCTCCCGAATCTTGCAGATAAAAACGGCGATACCGGTCAGCTCCCCCACATAATCTTCCCCCCACACATAGGTAAGAAGCTGCTTCCGGGTATACACTTTGCCAGGATGGCTGGCCATATAAGCCAGGATCTTAAACTCTTTGGGTGTGAGCTCCACACGCTTGCCTTTCAAGCGGGCCTCATAACGCTTAAAAAAGATCTCCAAATCTCCCAGCTTGATGCTTTCTCTTTCCTCTGTTTCACCGGCTTGGTGATCCCGCCGGCGGAGCAAAGCCTCGATGCGCAAAGATAATTCCAAAGAGCTGAAGGGCTTGACGAGATAATCATCGGCTCCCGCTTTAAAACCCACACTTTTGTCCACGATGTCTCCTTTGGCAGACAAAATGATAATGGGGACATTACTGCCCTTTTTGCGAAGCTGGGCACACACATCAAAGCCATTGAGTTTCGGCATCATGACATCCAAAATCACCAGGTCGGGATTCTCTGCTTCAAAAACAGCCAAGGCCTCCGCACCATCCGCTGCATAGCAAAAATCATAGCCGTCCTCTGTGATAATATACTCCACGACAATACGTATGCTCTCTTCATCATCAGCCAGCATAATCTTCATCTTCTATCGCCCCTTTCCCCGCCCCATCCTAACCGGGTATCCCCCAGGGTTTAAAAATTCAGGTGGATCCTGCCTTGGCTAAGGCTGATCCTCTACAATGCCATTATCCTGAACATTAATGAGCACTTCATGATGATCTTGATTGATCCCTCTGATTCTAAAAAGGAGTATCTTGGCGGATACTCCTTTTGGGTGCTCATCGTGCCTGGGTGAGGGAAAATTAAGTCAATCCTACTCCGGAGACAACCATTGTTGCGTAAAATATATATCTTCCGATCACCTGACCGGCCAGAATCAACACTGCACCGCCGACAACAGCACCGGATACAGATTTGCTTAGTTCATCTTTAGCCAGCCACAGAATCAATCCGGCTCCAGCAAGGATAAACAACCATTTAATAGCCAGGGCCGGCTTCAGGCTGCCAAGAATAACAAGGCTGGCTTGCAATGCGGTACTGGTGCTGGCTCCTAAAGAAATGAAGTAAGGGACTACAGCGGCTACTTGAACAGCCACAACAGCCGCCACCGCTAAGGCCACGAATTTCTTCATCTTGCCCGCTTCTTTCATACTGAGAACGAAGAAAAGCATGGCTCCCATGGATAGTGCCGCTGCATAAAACTCAACATTGGTCGTAGCACTTTGCCATACAGGCACACTGGCCGAGCTATAAATCTTCGCCATGGCAAAGACATCGATCAGACCCACCAGGGCAGCTGTTGCCGATAAGCCGGTGATGGCTCCGGTTGCTTGAGGCTTAACATAGAGGAGTACGGCAGTCACAAGGGTTAACCCGACAAACATTGCGGTGAACCATATTTCGCGGCTGAGCCAAGAGGTACCGAATTGAAGCAGAGCATTGATCGCATGTAAGGGGCGGCCTAAGTGCAGCAGTGAGGCAACCATTCCGGCAGTACCTAAACCTGCCGCACTGATTATGGCACGTTTGAAGAGACCTTTCGTGAGAAATTTGCCAATGGCCACAAAAAGCATTATTCCAACGGAGGCTTGAATGCAGATCGAGAACGCTGTCAAGGCAAACTGTTCCATTGTTTACACCTCCATCACTGTAAATTTCGAATCAAGGGCACAATCTTTGGGCTTAATCAGCACCGACGGCTTTGTCGTAGCCGCCGGTGGCAGGACTGGAATCTCATTCACCAATTCGGACCCATATTCCATTTTTAACTGATCTAAGTCACCAAATTTAAGACAACGCATAAGGCAGGCATCAACGCATACTGGATTTTCACCTTTGTCCCGCAAATCCTTGCATGAGTCGCATTTACCAACAACATTTTTTGCTTCGATATATTGCGGAACGCTGTAGGGACAATTCCACACACAATACTTACACCCTATGCACATATCTTTATCATGTTGGACGGTACCGTCGTCACCAAAATGCATCGCACCGGTCGGGCATCCCCGCACACATTTCGCTTCTTCGCAATGATTGCACGTTCCGGAGTAGTGAAACACAAAAGGCGTTGGATAGGCACCCGTTTGAAAGGTTCTTACCTTGCGGAAAATAATACCTACATCCAAGCGGTTTTTGTCTTTACATGCAATCTGACAGGTGCGGCAGCCGATACAGGCTGTCACATCAAAATAAAATCCTAATCTTCCCATACTCTTTCACGCTCCTTTCTTAAAGCACCTTCGCCGTCTGAGCAGGAATCAGATGGTCAGGAATCAGCGGCTCGCCATCATATTTTTTAAAATCACAGGTGTAGTTGTTATAGCCGCTCACACCCATGTTGCTGGCCACCGGACCGCATAGTATATTATCCGTGCCCGCCCTGTCAATGCCTGTTTTTTCATCCATATCAATCCATCTGCCATGAGGCAATTCCACTATGCCGGGCATAGTAGTATCAGATACACTGGCTTGGCGCAAAGTCTTGCCATGGGCGTTCCAAATAAGCACGGTATCTCCTGTTTTGATGCCTTTTTTCTCAGCATCCTGTCTGTTAAGAAATACCGGGTTATGGCAGGCCTCTCTGAGCCATGGCACATTATCTTGGTTGCAATGGGTGCGCCGCAGATAATGAGGATTCGTCACGACATAAGGGTATTCACCTTTCACCTGATTTTCCCAATCACTAAAGGTCGCTTCATAACATTCAGGCGCTACCGTATAGGAAGGATAAGGCTTAAAAGTCATATTAGCGATACCTGTATTATTAAGGGTATCCGCTTTCCAGTCACTATAAATCTCAAACTTGCCGCTTGGCGATGTCAAAGGGTGGTTTTCCGGATCCTTTATAAAGTCTTCATATGCGTAATATCCGTAATTATCTCCTTCATGCCGCTCGACCTGGTAAACGCCCCGATCGATAAGTTCCTGCAAGCCAATTTTCCCGGACTGGGGCTCACCCTTTACTTCCCACTTGGCAATATCATCTGCTGTGATCGTTACAAGCGGGCTGTATGATTTCCCATCTTCAGAAATAACAGTGCAACCGGCTATTTGATTAAAGAACTGTTGTTTTTCGTCAATGGGGAAAACCTGCTCGACATCGATACCTAAACGCTTTGCCAATTCAACGGCAATCCATTGGTCTGACTTTGCTTCATAAAGGGGCTCGATGACCTGGGAGTAGACAAGGACTGCTTCTTTGTCACGAGTCATCACCATGCCCGGCCTTTCCCATTGCGTGGTGACCGGTAAAATAATATCGGAGTACTTAGCCTGGGTATTGTAATTAAAGGCTTGCGTAACAACAAAGTCTACCTTGCGGTGCACCTCAATACCATGGGTCATGGCCGGAAGGCCCTGAAGCACCGCTTTATCTTCTGTATAAAGAACACGGATATCTATATCCTTCCATTCTCCGGGCAGCCATTGGAAACTTCCCGTATAAAGATACTTTCCATCAAGAATGGATTTCCATAAGCTTGGACTATTGATGCAGTCCTTGACAGGGTTGCTGATTTTGGGCAGTCCTGAACCGCCTGCTTTTACCAAAGCGGGACCCGCATTCACCTGCTCTTTATGGATATTACCGCAGGCATGGCCCGGCTTACCCATATGCCCGGTCATAAAGCCGATGGTAGCAAATATATGAGGAAAGTCTTCAGCTCCAATACATCTGGCGGGTGCATAATCATGGTACATGGCAACCTTGTTGTCCTTACGTATCTTTCTGGCATAGAAAAGAATATCCTCAACAGGAGTGCCGCATATCTTACTTGCCCAAGCGGCTGTTTTGGGAACTCCGTCATATTCACCAAGAACATAGTCCTTGAAGTTTTCCTTAAGCTTTGCGCCCTCAGGCATATGTTCAGCATCAAATCCTAAGGTGCATCGGTTCAGGCAGTCCCAGTCAATGAGAGGATTACTGACAGGATCATCCTCCGTAATCAAGGTATGGGCAACCGCTAATAAAAAGGCGGTGTCTGTGCCTGCATGAACAGGAATCCACCTGGCATCCAAAGTGGCCGCAATCGCATTATAATTGGGGCCGACGGAGATAAATTCAGCACCGGCCTTTTTAGCCTGCAAAAAGAAATAAGAATACAGACCCGGGGCAGACCAGGCGGAATTCCCCCCTACCAAAATAACCGTATCGGAATTCTTAAGATCAAAGCGGTCATTGACAGAATAGTTA is a window encoding:
- a CDS encoding DUF3793 family protein gives rise to the protein MSKACVHDFFRALDRFEDRDFLFYKIQYDIAPTLAEIKPSSLMTFVNHKREMLTLWDRYKEGICQQLRVCYCELRRKDDRVIVLFYRDETLANCLAFWKNKNFLKGQGYADLPKVEDSLCLLRQRFEEECPHELGIFLGYPVEDVTAFMKGNGAPCLACKYWKVYQDVENALKTFEAYDEEREKVVQAVLSIQRKSA
- a CDS encoding response regulator transcription factor, which encodes MKIMLADDEESIRIVVEYIITEDGYDFCYAADGAEALAVFEAENPDLVILDVMMPKLNGFDVCAQLRKKGSNVPIIILSAKGDIVDKSVGFKAGADDYLVKPFSSLELSLRIEALLRRRDHQAGETEERESIKLGDLEIFFKRYEARLKGKRVELTPKEFKILAYMASHPGKVYTRKQLLTYVWGEDYVGELTGIAVFICKIREKIEEDPSKPKYLQTVWGVGYKFGEKE
- a CDS encoding dimethyl sulfoxide reductase anchor subunit family protein, encoding MEQFALTAFSICIQASVGIMLFVAIGKFLTKGLFKRAIISAAGLGTAGMVASLLHLGRPLHAINALLQFGTSWLSREIWFTAMFVGLTLVTAVLLYVKPQATGAITGLSATAALVGLIDVFAMAKIYSSASVPVWQSATTNVEFYAAALSMGAMLFFVLSMKEAGKMKKFVALAVAAVVAVQVAAVVPYFISLGASTSTALQASLVILGSLKPALAIKWLFILAGAGLILWLAKDELSKSVSGAVVGGAVLILAGQVIGRYIFYATMVVSGVGLT
- a CDS encoding 4Fe-4S dicluster domain-containing protein; amino-acid sequence: MGRLGFYFDVTACIGCRTCQIACKDKNRLDVGIIFRKVRTFQTGAYPTPFVFHYSGTCNHCEEAKCVRGCPTGAMHFGDDGTVQHDKDMCIGCKYCVWNCPYSVPQYIEAKNVVGKCDSCKDLRDKGENPVCVDACLMRCLKFGDLDQLKMEYGSELVNEIPVLPPAATTKPSVLIKPKDCALDSKFTVMEV
- the glpK gene encoding glycerol kinase GlpK, producing MKKYVLALDQGTTSCRAILFDRESQIVGVAQKEFTQIYPQPGWVEHDPEEVWSTQYGVIAELLARYQVTSEEIAGIGITNQRETTVVWDKHTGKSVTNAIVWQCRRTAPLCDELKMKGLEPLFKEKTGLVLDAYFSGTKIRWILDRVPGAQEKAEKGELLFGTMDTWLVWNLTKGRIHVTDYSNASRTLLYNIKTLAWDPDLLQVLNIPLAMLPEVKPSSTIYGETAAEGLFGHPIPIAGIAGDQQAALFGQACFAPGMAKNTYGTGCFMLLNTGEELYESRHGLISTIAWGLDEKVIYALEGSVFMAGAVMQWLRDELKLIETAGDSEYFAGKVADNGGVYLVPAFTGLGAPYWDMDARGAIVGLTRGSNKNHIIRAALESMAYQTRDILEAMEADSQLPLQLLKVDGGAVVNNLLMQFQADILGVEVERPHCIETTALGAAYLAGLAIGFWSSKEELRDKAKMERSFKPQMAEERKEKYYQGWHKAVRQIME
- a CDS encoding DUF2325 domain-containing protein, encoding MSILLIGGLDRMEKDYIHIGSKRGHNVKVYTQLPTRFEKVMGEPDGIVLFTGTVSHAMVKVAVKVAKNRNIPIIRSHSSSLKALERELSKLEECAC
- a CDS encoding prenyltransferase/squalene oxidase repeat-containing protein, whose amino-acid sequence is MDGGDRLNFGKNLSDSLDKAQTYVSEGVEQILADKLDQDHGVSPSPGATALASLALLALGREFKGAQQRGIQWLWQNNRGGWGKVPGGQPDEEITKIARLALQGSQGGWMAKLQVLSQARQFSQMILTLGQRVVPGLEGPTPEEIILPNILEESVLAKLPLYGRPVVVAASLLATESQEGLNRGIQYLLDTQMEDGSWSEDIIATSLAILGIMRLGGYPEPCQRAGRWLIQKQYATGAWPAFDQLKNWAMGWAVCIAGETGNGWRGNSWLEPGVAWLKQAQNADGSYGSTPPYTHPDLDDTAVALIGLYQVGAENPLGVQLLKRLQNKDGSWGTFPSFEGTPPQITSEFPVYISSVDVTIHALEALWRRGRTQEESVYRGLGWLSAQQDAQGAFTSSWYEGSIYSTAQALELFSKWKFNWHQLYLTRDILEARQKAINFIVESQQEDGGWGSIVETGLALSGLLRYGRAVPQQVLDKGSIHLMYSQNLNGSFKPSYKAIYAKGWDYEEPITTALTAIRALSRYEQLFGK
- a CDS encoding cupin domain-containing protein, whose protein sequence is MEKINLEEKLQLFNEYWSPKIIGEINDSYVKVAKFKGEFTWHVHDNEDEMFYVVKGILTVKFKDKDIHLYEGEFIIIPKGTEHMPVAPEEVHVLLIEPKRTLNTGNVINDKTIEKLERI
- a CDS encoding MGMT family protein: MNDFFEQVYAIVGKIPYGKVVSYGEISWMLGRPRSAREVGRAMRFCPEKLPCHRVVRADGSITGDSHAEVRKILLENEGITFLPGGRVDMKTHRWSG
- a CDS encoding molybdopterin-dependent oxidoreductase is translated as MADFVGKAAGLSISRRNFIKASASAAASLSLAGCSNSLSTVGVDAALDNGEKWVSSACWHNCGGRCVNKALVKDGMVIRQKTDDTHPDSPEYPQHRACLRGRSQQQDVLGADRIKYPLKRKNWQPGGGDKSLRGRDEWERITWDEALDYVAAEIKKAKENYGPQSIMSFARTGWTRNVLYAYGGTTTHWDTTSYGSYRFPWEKIGMGQYDNYSVNDRFDLKNSDTVILVGGNSAWSAPGLYSYFFLQAKKAGAEFISVGPNYNAIAATLDARWIPVHAGTDTAFLLAVAHTLITEDDPVSNPLIDWDCLNRCTLGFDAEHMPEGAKLKENFKDYVLGEYDGVPKTAAWASKICGTPVEDILFYARKIRKDNKVAMYHDYAPARCIGAEDFPHIFATIGFMTGHMGKPGHACGNIHKEQVNAGPALVKAGGSGLPKISNPVKDCINSPSLWKSILDGKYLYTGSFQWLPGEWKDIDIRVLYTEDKAVLQGLPAMTHGIEVHRKVDFVVTQAFNYNTQAKYSDIILPVTTQWERPGMVMTRDKEAVLVYSQVIEPLYEAKSDQWIAVELAKRLGIDVEQVFPIDEKQQFFNQIAGCTVISEDGKSYSPLVTITADDIAKWEVKGEPQSGKIGLQELIDRGVYQVERHEGDNYGYYAYEDFIKDPENHPLTSPSGKFEIYSDWKADTLNNTGIANMTFKPYPSYTVAPECYEATFSDWENQVKGEYPYVVTNPHYLRRTHCNQDNVPWLREACHNPVFLNRQDAEKKGIKTGDTVLIWNAHGKTLRQASVSDTTMPGIVELPHGRWIDMDEKTGIDRAGTDNILCGPVASNMGVSGYNNYTCDFKKYDGEPLIPDHLIPAQTAKVL